The following DNA comes from Rhodanobacter sp. AS-Z3.
CCAGCCGAGTGATCCCGCGACTCAACCGTGATCAACCGCCACGCCAGCCACGCGCTGGCGTGGCTGCGTGTCATCACTGACCATGACCCGGTTGCGCCCTTCGCGCTTGGCGCGGTAGAGGCCATCGTCTGCATCGACCAGCAACTTCCGCAGGTCGTAACCGGAACGCTCGATGGTGGCTACGCCAAAGCTGGCCGACACCGGCACCTCAGCCAGATTGTCGCCGAAGACCGAGGCCGCCGCGATGGCCTCGCGAATCTGCTCGGCACGCGCCAGCGCCTGCTCCAATGTGCATTCCGGCAACAGGATACCGAACTCTTCGCCACCGAGCCGACCAAAGATATCGGTGGAACGCAGGTGCTGCTCACACGCCGCCACCGCACGCTTCAGCACGCGATCGCCTACCGCGTGCCCATGCGTATCGTTGACCACCTTGAAGTGATCCAGATCGATCAGCACCAGGCAGGCCTGCCGCGAGGACTTGCGGCAGTACTGCAATTGCTGCTCGGCTGACGTCACAAAATGCTGTCGGTTGAAGATCCCGGTCAGTCCGTCGCGCCGTGCCAGTTTCATGAAACGCAGTTGCGAGCGCTTGATGCGGTAGGTCATGAACGCAATGAAACCCAGCACCAACAGCAGTAGCAGGAGCTGCAGCCGACTGGTTTCCGAGGCCTTGCGATCCAGCGCCTGCTGCAGTTTCAGCACTTGGTTCTGCCGACTCAGCGTATCCACCTGTGCCTTGTTCGCCGCCAGTTGCTGCTTGACCGTCTGGAAGGCCAGCGCCTTCGCGCTGACCTCGTCAAGATGTCCCTTGTCGGCCACCATATATTTTTCATGGTAGGCCAGCGCTGATGCAGCGTCGCCTTCCTGCTTGGCCAGCGTATAAAGAATCTTGTACGCCTCGACCACAGCTGGCGCGAATCGATTACTGGTGCCATGCCCGACGGCAGCCAACGCAAATTGCCGGGCCAGTGGCGTTTTCCCTGCCTG
Coding sequences within:
- a CDS encoding GGDEF domain-containing protein yields the protein MRAFSALRRLALIAACGGGLPFAVSTGVAASTNAVDAASLLQQAEHPACTTSLSDQCVSLLRQLEPRIDELAPEQQQHLRYLQAWQAILAGDYKKSDALTHAILSDSQDDDLRLKTRMLQVNSLSEQSRFEDAFRQLDQLVGAIGEGSRATPSLREKGYGVVSSLYADAGQYALASYYAEQIFTQGLARPGFTCVDDHARIAARFGGRQWNGIEPLISEGVATCLKENNSLYANGIRYFAASLALQQGDSDKAIALLSKHLAEVHRDNYSQQVAQFEGLLAQAYQQAGKTPLARQFALAAVGHGTSNRFAPAVVEAYKILYTLAKQEGDAASALAYHEKYMVADKGHLDEVSAKALAFQTVKQQLAANKAQVDTLSRQNQVLKLQQALDRKASETSRLQLLLLLLVLGFIAFMTYRIKRSQLRFMKLARRDGLTGIFNRQHFVTSAEQQLQYCRKSSRQACLVLIDLDHFKVVNDTHGHAVGDRVLKRAVAACEQHLRSTDIFGRLGGEEFGILLPECTLEQALARAEQIREAIAAASVFGDNLAEVPVSASFGVATIERSGYDLRKLLVDADDGLYRAKREGRNRVMVSDDTQPRQRVAGVAVDHG